A window from Pseudooceanicola algae encodes these proteins:
- a CDS encoding MATE family efflux transporter encodes MSYRRHFGAVLTLGLPLAGSQIAQVSLSLVDAAMLGWYDTTALAGEIIGSSLFFVLFIAGSGFSAALAPLVAAAEGRGDTTQARRVTRMGLWLAMLAALVSLPVLLNAEPIFLALGQKPEIAAAAGDYLSILAWGLFPAHAAMALKSYLAALERSRMVLIATLVSVVVNAAGNYALIFGHWGAPELGIRGAAWSSLIMHFATLAFLVAYVRHALPGQEVFVRLWRPDWEAFGAVFRLGWPISLTLICEVGLFAFSSVMMGWIGEIPLVAHGIAMQITSVTFMVHLGLSQAATVRAGRAHGRGTMTDIRRGAVTAIILSGIVSLLTIAVFLAWPEVLIGLFIDPASPVRAEVLAFGTILLAASALYQLTDAYQVIALGILRGLQDTQRPMLVAAVSYWIVGVPVAYILTFKLGVGGVGIWFGMACGLAMAAVWLMYRLWRQVMPRIQREISLQYGIKAGTAPTEV; translated from the coding sequence ATGTCATATCGTCGCCACTTCGGGGCTGTGCTGACCCTGGGCCTGCCGCTGGCCGGCAGCCAGATCGCGCAGGTCTCGCTGAGCCTGGTCGATGCGGCCATGCTGGGCTGGTATGACACCACCGCACTGGCCGGGGAAATCATCGGCTCCTCGCTGTTCTTCGTGCTGTTCATCGCCGGATCCGGCTTTTCCGCCGCGCTGGCGCCGCTGGTCGCCGCCGCCGAAGGGCGCGGAGACACCACCCAGGCGCGGCGTGTCACCCGCATGGGCCTGTGGCTGGCGATGCTGGCCGCGCTGGTCAGCCTGCCGGTGCTGCTGAACGCGGAACCGATCTTTCTGGCGCTCGGCCAGAAGCCCGAGATCGCGGCGGCGGCGGGCGATTACCTGAGCATCCTGGCCTGGGGTCTGTTCCCGGCCCATGCGGCCATGGCGCTGAAAAGCTACCTTGCCGCGCTGGAGCGCAGCCGCATGGTGCTGATCGCGACGCTGGTCTCGGTGGTGGTCAATGCGGCGGGTAATTACGCGCTGATCTTCGGCCACTGGGGCGCGCCCGAACTGGGCATTCGCGGCGCCGCCTGGTCATCGCTGATCATGCATTTCGCGACGCTGGCCTTTCTGGTGGCCTACGTGCGCCACGCCCTGCCCGGGCAGGAGGTCTTCGTGCGGCTCTGGCGGCCCGATTGGGAAGCCTTCGGCGCGGTCTTCCGCCTTGGCTGGCCGATCAGCCTGACGCTGATTTGCGAAGTCGGCCTGTTCGCCTTTTCTTCGGTCATGATGGGCTGGATCGGGGAAATCCCGCTGGTCGCCCATGGCATCGCCATGCAGATCACATCGGTCACCTTCATGGTGCACCTGGGGCTAAGCCAGGCCGCCACCGTGCGCGCCGGGCGGGCCCATGGGCGTGGCACGATGACCGATATCCGGCGCGGCGCCGTGACGGCGATCATTCTGTCGGGGATCGTCAGCCTGCTGACCATCGCCGTCTTCCTGGCCTGGCCAGAGGTGCTGATCGGGCTGTTCATCGACCCCGCATCACCCGTCCGGGCCGAGGTGCTGGCCTTCGGGACCATCCTGCTTGCGGCCTCGGCATTGTACCAGTTGACCGATGCCTATCAGGTCATCGCGCTCGGCATCCTGCGCGGCTTGCAGGATACGCAGCGCCCGATGCTGGTGGCGGCGGTCAGCTATTGGATCGTCGGCGTTCCGGTCGCCTATATCCTGACCTTCAAGCTTGGCGTGGGTGGCGTCGGGATCTGGTTCGGCATGGCCTGCGGTCTGGCGATGGCGGCGGTCTGGCTGATGTACCGTCTCTGGCGGCAGGTGATGCCGCGCATCCAGCGCGAGATTTCACTGCAATACGGGATCAAGGCCGGTACCGCCCCGACCGAGGTCTGA
- a CDS encoding ABC transporter ATP-binding protein: MNDPRQDPVLRLSGLGKGYNHGQPNQIDVLRDASLSLERGEVVALVAPSGSGKSTLLHIAGLLDQPDSGSVAIEGAEMASLGDRARTAIRRDKVGFIYQFHHLLPEFSAAENIILPQLAAGTSRRAAEARADELLERVGLSDRMRHRPAELSGGEQQRVAFCRALANGPALLLADEPTGNLDPATSDTVFGALMGLVRDTGLSALIATHNLELAARMDRVLRMENGTLVPATEGA, translated from the coding sequence ATGAATGATCCCCGGCAAGACCCCGTCCTGCGCCTGTCCGGGCTTGGCAAGGGGTACAACCACGGCCAACCAAACCAGATCGACGTGCTGCGCGATGCCTCGCTCAGCCTCGAACGGGGCGAGGTCGTCGCCCTTGTCGCGCCTTCGGGCTCCGGCAAGTCGACCCTGCTGCATATCGCGGGCCTGCTCGATCAGCCCGACAGCGGCAGCGTCGCCATCGAAGGCGCCGAGATGGCAAGCCTCGGGGATCGCGCGCGCACCGCGATCCGGCGGGACAAGGTCGGCTTCATCTACCAGTTTCACCACCTGCTGCCGGAATTCAGCGCGGCGGAAAACATCATCCTGCCTCAGCTTGCCGCCGGGACCTCGCGCCGCGCGGCCGAGGCCCGTGCCGACGAACTGCTTGAGCGTGTCGGCCTGTCGGACCGGATGCGCCACCGGCCAGCGGAATTGTCGGGCGGTGAACAGCAGCGGGTCGCCTTTTGCCGCGCGCTGGCCAATGGTCCGGCGCTGTTGCTGGCGGATGAGCCGACGGGGAACCTCGATCCGGCGACCTCGGACACGGTCTTTGGCGCGCTGATGGGGCTGGTGCGCGACACCGGCCTGTCGGCGCTGATCGCTACGCACAACCTTGAACTGGCCGCGCGGATGGACCGGGTGCTGCGGATGGAAAACGGCACGCTTGTGCCCGCGACAGAGGGCGCCTGA
- a CDS encoding RcnB family protein, with protein sequence MKRIIITVLAASVLLSGMANAQTGRSDDNGQQIIRQQDDNSQNWDGQSQNRNDQNQNGQSQHGQNQSSQGHDNRNQQASQNNRAQDNRAQDNRQAQSRAPQNIGRGEALPNGYREVGNYRDYGLPAPGNGYRYAEYNGEIFRIAAQTAIVAATVGIVANLLR encoded by the coding sequence ATGAAGCGCATCATCATCACCGTCCTCGCCGCCTCGGTCCTGTTGTCCGGCATGGCCAATGCCCAGACCGGCCGGTCCGACGACAATGGCCAGCAGATCATCCGCCAGCAGGATGACAACAGCCAGAACTGGGATGGCCAAAGCCAGAACCGCAACGACCAGAACCAGAACGGGCAAAGCCAGCACGGGCAAAACCAATCCAGCCAGGGTCACGACAACCGCAACCAGCAGGCCAGCCAGAACAACCGCGCACAGGATAATCGCGCACAGGACAACCGGCAGGCCCAGTCGCGCGCGCCCCAGAACATCGGCCGGGGCGAAGCCTTGCCGAACGGCTACCGCGAAGTCGGCAATTACCGCGACTACGGCCTGCCGGCCCCCGGTAACGGCTATCGCTACGCCGAATACAACGGAGAGATCTTCCGCATCGCCGCCCAGACCGCCATCGTCGCCGCGACGGTCGGGATCGTGGCGAACCTGCTGAGGTAA
- a CDS encoding pyridoxal phosphate-dependent aminotransferase, translating to MAFLSDTLSRVKPSPTIAMTTKAQELKATGRDIIGLSAGEPDFDTPDHIKAAAIAAIEAGKTKYTAVDGIPELKAAICAKFKRDNGLDYTPAQITVGTGGKQVLYNTLMATLNPGDEVVIPAPYWVSYPDMVLLAGGTPVTVPAALETGFKITPDQLEAAITPQTKWFIFNSPSNPTGAGYSRSELKELTDVLMRHPHVWVLTDDMYEHMAYGDFTFCTPAEVEPALHDRTLTVNGVSKAYAMTGWRIGYAGGPEPLIAAIRKIQSQSTTNPCSISQWAAVEALNGPQDFIAPNNQMFIRRRDIVCTMLNQIDGITCPVPEGAFYVYPSIAGLIGKTSAGGRLIDTDEAFAIALLEETGVALVFGAAFGLSPNFRISYATSDAALTDACTRIQDFCRALT from the coding sequence ATGGCCTTTCTGTCCGACACATTGTCCCGCGTCAAACCTTCGCCGACCATCGCCATGACGACCAAGGCACAGGAACTGAAGGCTACCGGCAGGGATATCATCGGGTTGAGCGCCGGCGAACCCGACTTCGACACGCCCGATCACATCAAGGCCGCCGCCATTGCCGCCATCGAGGCCGGCAAGACGAAATACACCGCCGTCGATGGCATCCCGGAACTGAAGGCCGCGATCTGCGCCAAGTTCAAACGTGACAACGGGCTCGACTACACCCCGGCGCAGATCACTGTGGGCACCGGCGGCAAGCAGGTGCTCTACAATACGCTGATGGCGACGCTGAACCCCGGCGACGAGGTCGTGATCCCCGCACCCTATTGGGTCAGCTATCCCGATATGGTCCTGCTGGCCGGGGGCACGCCCGTGACCGTGCCAGCCGCGCTGGAAACCGGTTTCAAGATCACCCCCGATCAGCTGGAGGCGGCGATCACCCCGCAGACCAAGTGGTTCATCTTCAACTCCCCCTCCAACCCCACTGGCGCCGGCTATAGCCGGTCCGAGTTGAAGGAGCTGACCGATGTGCTGATGCGCCATCCGCATGTCTGGGTGCTGACCGACGACATGTATGAGCACATGGCCTACGGCGATTTCACCTTCTGCACCCCGGCCGAGGTCGAACCGGCGCTTCATGACCGTACCCTGACCGTGAACGGCGTGTCCAAGGCCTATGCGATGACCGGCTGGCGGATCGGCTATGCCGGTGGCCCCGAGCCGCTGATCGCCGCGATCCGCAAGATCCAGAGCCAGAGCACCACGAACCCCTGTTCGATCAGCCAATGGGCGGCGGTGGAGGCGCTGAACGGGCCGCAGGATTTCATCGCGCCGAATAACCAGATGTTCATCCGGCGCCGCGACATTGTCTGCACGATGCTCAACCAGATCGACGGAATCACCTGCCCGGTGCCCGAAGGGGCCTTTTACGTCTACCCATCCATCGCGGGACTGATCGGCAAGACCAGCGCAGGCGGACGTCTGATCGACACCGACGAAGCCTTTGCCATCGCGCTGCTGGAAGAAACCGGCGTCGCGCTTGTCTTCGGGGCAGCCTTCGGCCTCAGCCCGAATTTCCGCATCTCCTATGCCACGTCGGATGCGGCCCTGACGGATGCCTGCACGCGTATCCAGGACTTCTGCCGGGCCCTGACGTAA
- a CDS encoding lipoprotein-releasing ABC transporter permease subunit gives MTLSRSAPPFAPFEWMIAWRYLRARRAEGGVSVMTWISLIGVALAVFALIATLSVRAGFRAEFVDTILGANAHVTIYAQPQYSETGGTDRSITEYAAMAGRIAAVPGVTHAAPLIKGQVMASANSYSSGVEVFGIEAADLEGLPRIASPDQSFGDIADFGNGVAIGSGVARELGLAIGDQIKLISPEGVKTAFGTSPRVSSYPVTYIFTAGRYDIDRTRLYMPFAEAQSYFNREGRADEIEVMVTDPERADVMVPALLDAAEAEGGPVALAWTWRDASGSFLRALDMEDNVMFVILSVLVLIASMNIVSGLIMLVKNKGRDIGILRTMGLSEGSVLRVFFICGASTGIIGTIAGVVLGCLFAIYIDPIFSVVNFVSGGGVWDPSIRGIYELPAKLQLGDVLSAVSLSLFLSFVVTIFPARRAARMNPVEALRYE, from the coding sequence ATGACCTTGAGCAGATCCGCGCCGCCTTTCGCGCCTTTCGAATGGATGATCGCCTGGCGCTACCTGCGCGCCCGCCGTGCCGAAGGCGGCGTTTCGGTGATGACATGGATTTCCCTGATCGGCGTCGCCCTGGCGGTCTTTGCGCTGATCGCAACCCTGTCGGTACGGGCCGGGTTCCGGGCCGAATTCGTCGACACGATCCTTGGGGCCAATGCCCATGTGACGATCTATGCCCAGCCCCAGTACAGCGAAACCGGCGGGACGGACCGCAGCATCACGGAGTATGCCGCGATGGCCGGCCGCATCGCGGCGGTGCCCGGCGTCACCCATGCCGCGCCGCTGATCAAGGGGCAGGTCATGGCCTCGGCCAACAGCTACAGTTCCGGGGTCGAGGTCTTCGGGATCGAAGCCGCAGATCTGGAAGGCCTGCCGCGCATCGCCAGCCCGGATCAAAGCTTTGGCGACATCGCAGATTTCGGCAACGGTGTCGCCATCGGGTCCGGCGTGGCGCGGGAACTGGGGCTGGCCATCGGGGACCAGATCAAGCTGATCTCGCCCGAGGGGGTCAAGACGGCCTTCGGCACCTCGCCCCGCGTGTCGAGCTATCCGGTGACCTATATCTTCACCGCCGGGCGCTACGACATCGACCGCACCCGGCTTTACATGCCCTTCGCCGAGGCGCAGTCCTATTTCAACCGTGAAGGCCGCGCGGATGAGATCGAGGTCATGGTGACCGATCCCGAACGCGCCGACGTGATGGTGCCCGCCCTGCTGGATGCCGCCGAGGCCGAAGGCGGTCCGGTGGCGCTTGCCTGGACATGGCGTGACGCTTCGGGCAGCTTCCTGCGGGCGCTCGACATGGAGGACAACGTGATGTTCGTCATTCTGTCGGTGCTGGTGCTCATCGCCTCGATGAACATCGTCTCGGGGCTGATCATGCTGGTCAAGAACAAGGGTCGCGACATCGGCATCCTGCGCACCATGGGCCTGAGCGAAGGCTCGGTCCTGCGGGTCTTCTTCATCTGCGGCGCCTCGACGGGCATCATCGGCACGATTGCCGGGGTGGTGCTGGGCTGCCTCTTCGCGATCTATATCGACCCGATCTTTTCGGTGGTGAACTTCGTTTCGGGCGGCGGGGTCTGGGATCCGTCGATCCGCGGGATCTACGAACTGCCGGCGAAATTGCAGCTGGGCGATGTGCTTTCTGCCGTGTCCCTGTCACTGTTCCTGTCCTTCGTGGTGACGATCTTTCCTGCCCGCCGCGCGGCGCGCATGAACCCGGTAGAGGCCCTGCGCTATGAATGA
- the parE gene encoding DNA topoisomerase IV subunit B has protein sequence MADDLLSGTGPETYDASSIEVLEGLEPVRKRPGMYIGGTDERALHHMVAEILDNSMDEAVAGHANRIEVELHADYSMTIRDNGRGMPFDPHPKFPGKSALEVILCTLHAGGKFSGKAYETSGGLHGVGASVVNALSDSMVVQVARDRKLVEQRFSRGIPLGPVEEIGSAPNRRGTTTTFHPDAEIFGSHRFKPARVFKSIRSKAYLFSGVEIRWKSAIDDGETPTEASFHFPGGLADYLNETLTGATTYADQPFAGRVDFQERFGVPGRVEWAINWTPARDGFIQSYCNTVPTPEGGTHEAGFWAAILKGVRAYGELVNNKKAAQINRDDLVTGAGALVSCFIREPEFVGQTKDRLATTEAARLVEGAVRDHFDNWLAADTKSAGAILDFLVLRSEERLRRRAEKETARKSATKRLRLPGKLTDCSATNREGTELFLVEGDSAGGSAKMGRDRKTQALLPLRGKVLNVLGAASNKIGANQEIADICQALGVGLGSKFNVDDLRYDKIIIMTDADVDGAHIAALLMTFFFTQMRPLIDQGHLYLACPPLFRLTQGAHRLYVEDEAERDLWLEKGIGGKGKIEVSRFKGLGEMDAKDLKETTMDVKSRKLIRVTIDEDEPGETGDLVERLMGKKPELRFQYIQENARFVEELDV, from the coding sequence ATGGCAGACGATCTACTTAGCGGGACCGGCCCCGAGACCTATGACGCCTCTTCGATCGAGGTGCTTGAAGGGCTGGAACCGGTGCGCAAGCGGCCGGGCATGTATATCGGCGGCACCGATGAACGCGCCCTGCATCACATGGTGGCCGAGATCCTCGACAACTCGATGGACGAAGCCGTCGCCGGGCATGCCAACCGGATCGAAGTCGAGCTGCACGCGGATTATTCGATGACCATCCGCGACAACGGTCGCGGCATGCCCTTCGACCCGCACCCCAAGTTCCCCGGCAAGAGCGCGCTCGAGGTGATCCTTTGCACCCTGCACGCGGGCGGCAAGTTTTCCGGCAAGGCCTACGAGACCTCGGGCGGTCTGCACGGCGTCGGGGCCTCGGTCGTCAACGCCCTGTCGGATTCGATGGTCGTGCAGGTGGCCCGCGACCGCAAGCTGGTCGAGCAGCGCTTTTCGCGCGGCATCCCGCTTGGCCCGGTCGAGGAAATCGGCAGCGCACCCAACCGGCGCGGCACCACCACGACCTTCCACCCGGATGCCGAGATCTTCGGCAGCCACCGGTTCAAGCCGGCGCGGGTGTTCAAGTCGATCCGGTCCAAGGCCTACCTGTTCTCGGGCGTGGAAATCCGCTGGAAATCCGCCATCGACGACGGCGAAACCCCGACCGAGGCCTCCTTCCACTTTCCCGGCGGTCTGGCGGATTACCTGAACGAGACCCTGACAGGCGCGACCACCTATGCCGATCAGCCCTTTGCGGGCCGGGTCGATTTTCAGGAACGCTTCGGCGTGCCGGGGCGGGTCGAATGGGCGATCAACTGGACCCCCGCGCGGGATGGCTTCATCCAGAGCTACTGCAACACCGTCCCCACCCCCGAAGGCGGCACCCACGAGGCCGGGTTCTGGGCCGCGATCCTGAAGGGCGTGCGCGCCTACGGCGAACTTGTGAACAACAAGAAGGCCGCGCAGATCAACCGCGACGATCTGGTGACCGGGGCCGGCGCGCTGGTGTCCTGCTTTATCCGCGAACCCGAATTCGTCGGCCAGACCAAGGACCGGCTGGCCACCACCGAGGCCGCAAGGCTGGTCGAGGGCGCGGTGCGGGACCACTTCGACAACTGGCTGGCGGCGGATACGAAATCCGCCGGGGCGATCCTCGACTTCCTGGTGCTGCGGTCCGAAGAACGCCTGCGCCGCCGGGCCGAAAAGGAAACCGCACGCAAAAGCGCGACCAAGCGCCTGCGCCTGCCCGGCAAGCTGACCGATTGTTCGGCCACCAACCGCGAAGGCACCGAGCTGTTCCTGGTCGAGGGCGATTCCGCCGGCGGCAGTGCAAAGATGGGCCGTGATCGCAAGACGCAGGCCCTGCTGCCCCTGCGCGGCAAGGTGCTGAACGTGCTGGGGGCCGCCAGCAACAAGATCGGCGCCAATCAGGAAATCGCCGACATCTGCCAGGCGCTCGGTGTCGGGCTGGGCTCCAAGTTCAACGTCGACGATCTGCGCTATGACAAGATCATCATCATGACCGACGCCGATGTCGACGGCGCCCATATCGCGGCCCTGCTGATGACCTTCTTCTTCACCCAGATGCGCCCGCTGATCGACCAGGGGCACCTGTACCTGGCCTGCCCGCCGCTGTTCCGTCTGACCCAAGGCGCGCATCGCCTGTATGTCGAAGACGAGGCAGAGCGCGATCTCTGGCTGGAGAAAGGCATCGGCGGCAAGGGCAAGATCGAGGTCAGCCGCTTCAAGGGTCTGGGCGAGATGGATGCCAAGGATCTGAAGGAAACCACGATGGACGTGAAAAGCCGCAAGCTGATCCGCGTCACCATCGACGAGGACGAGCCGGGCGAAACCGGCGATCTGGTGGAACGGCTGATGGGCAAGAAACCCGAGCTGCGCTTCCAGTACATCCAGGAAAACGCCCGCTTCGTCGAAGAACTGGACGTCTGA